In one window of Bacteroidota bacterium DNA:
- the prmA gene encoding 50S ribosomal protein L11 methyltransferase: MLQVTLSPCPEPQQELLIAELDDLAYDSYWQQPHQMVAYIAETDFDEAALQAVLAHYPGVQYCREEMPEQNWNQAWEQHYEPIAIPGVCYIHARFHPPAQGYPTVLCIQPQMSFGTGHHATTRLVIQALARQQQPYGRVLDMGCGTGILGIYALANGAERCDFYDIDPQCVENTRDNLALNGQQAHCVQVGEPAAIPDGTFYHTILANINRNILLQHAPAYAQLLQPGGSLYLSGFYTYDVPLLSRHVQALGLALADQWAEGEWACLRFDKG, translated from the coding sequence ATGCTACAAGTAACCCTGAGCCCATGCCCCGAACCCCAGCAGGAGCTGCTGATAGCCGAGCTGGATGACCTGGCCTACGACAGCTACTGGCAGCAGCCCCACCAGATGGTGGCTTATATAGCCGAGACAGACTTTGACGAAGCAGCCCTGCAGGCGGTGCTGGCCCATTACCCCGGCGTGCAGTATTGTAGGGAGGAGATGCCCGAGCAGAACTGGAACCAGGCGTGGGAGCAGCACTATGAACCCATTGCCATACCCGGGGTGTGCTACATCCATGCGCGCTTTCATCCCCCGGCCCAGGGCTATCCCACCGTGCTGTGCATCCAGCCCCAGATGAGCTTTGGCACTGGCCACCATGCCACCACCCGCCTGGTGATACAGGCCCTGGCCCGGCAGCAGCAGCCCTATGGCCGCGTGCTAGACATGGGCTGCGGCACGGGCATACTGGGCATATACGCCCTGGCCAATGGCGCCGAGCGCTGCGATTTCTACGACATAGACCCCCAGTGTGTAGAAAACACCCGCGATAACCTGGCACTGAATGGCCAGCAGGCCCACTGTGTGCAGGTGGGCGAGCCTGCGGCCATACCGGACGGCACATTCTATCATACCATCCTCGCCAATATTAACCGAAACATTCTGCTACAGCATGCCCCGGCCTATGCACAGTTGCTACAGCCCGGCGGAAGTTTATATCTTAGTGGATTCTACACCTATGATGTGCCCCTACTTTCCCGGCACGTTCAGGCCTTGGGCCTGGCGCTGGCGGATCAGTGGGCTGAGGGGGAGTGGGCGTGTCTGCGGTTTGATAAGGGTTGA
- a CDS encoding SDR family oxidoreductase — translation MGLLDGKKGIITGALDEQSIAWKVAEKAHAEGAQILLTNAPVALRMGKLNELAEKTGSQIVGADATSLEDLNKLYDVASEQFGKVDFLLHSIGMSVNVRKGKAYTDLNYDWLQKTYDISSISFHKMMQLAYQRDLFNEWGSIVALSYVAAQRTFPDYSDMSEAKALLESYARTFGYYYGKKAKVRVNTISQSPTPTTAGSGVKGFQEMLDFAEKMSPLGNATADDCANLCIMLFSNYTRRITMQNLYSDGGFSSMGVSPELLGA, via the coding sequence ATGGGATTACTAGACGGAAAAAAAGGGATTATCACCGGCGCATTGGATGAGCAATCCATAGCCTGGAAAGTAGCCGAAAAGGCACATGCCGAGGGTGCGCAGATCCTGCTGACCAATGCACCTGTAGCCCTGCGCATGGGCAAGCTGAATGAGCTGGCCGAAAAGACAGGCAGCCAGATAGTGGGGGCAGATGCCACCAGCCTGGAGGACCTGAACAAGCTATATGATGTGGCAAGTGAGCAGTTTGGCAAAGTCGACTTTCTGCTGCACAGCATAGGCATGAGTGTAAACGTGCGAAAGGGCAAGGCCTACACCGACCTGAACTATGACTGGCTGCAGAAGACGTATGACATTTCATCCATCAGCTTCCACAAGATGATGCAGCTGGCCTACCAGCGCGATCTATTCAACGAATGGGGCAGCATAGTGGCCCTTAGCTATGTGGCTGCTCAGCGCACCTTCCCAGACTATAGCGATATGAGCGAGGCCAAGGCCCTGCTGGAGAGCTATGCCCGCACCTTTGGCTACTACTATGGCAAGAAGGCCAAGGTACGGGTAAACACCATCAGCCAAAGCCCCACCCCCACCACAGCGGGCAGTGGCGTAAAGGGATTCCAGGAGATGCTGGACTTTGCCGAGAAGATGAGCCCCCTGGGCAACGCCACGGCAGACGACTGTGCAAACCTGTGCATCATGCTGTTTAGCAACTATACCCGCCGCATCACCATGCAGAACCTGTACAGCGATGGCGGCTTCAGCAGCATGGGGGTAAGCCCCGAGCTGCTGGGTGCCTAG
- a CDS encoding pyridoxal phosphate-dependent aminotransferase — protein MPPSPIRKLVPYAEAAKARGVHVYHLNIGQPDLPTPQPFWDAVRSYCDTPVLEYSHSAGLISYRRALGTYYQQRHGLHIQADEILVTTGGSEALRFALAACLNPGDEIIIPEPFYANYNGFALENGVKVVPITTRVEDNFDLPDIRQFEALITPRTKAILLCNPSNPTGKLYNPQDLEKLRALVLAHDLFLISDEAYQEFAYDGESFVSALSLPGLEQQVVVVDTVSKRWSACGARIGALITRNKAVYDATIRMAQARLSPPTLGQVGSEALCRLPDSYYDEVRREYVARRNTVLSALQQMPGVTCPHVSGAFYVMPRLPIDDSDTFCRWLLEEFEQEKSTVMLAPGTGFYATPGLGKQEVRIAYVLERPQLEQAMRVLALALQQYPGRTQQAHLADRAAQ, from the coding sequence ATGCCCCCATCGCCGATCCGTAAACTGGTGCCCTATGCCGAGGCTGCCAAAGCCCGGGGTGTGCACGTATATCACCTGAACATCGGGCAGCCCGACCTGCCCACACCCCAGCCATTCTGGGATGCTGTGCGCAGCTACTGCGACACACCCGTGCTGGAATATAGCCACTCGGCAGGCCTCATCAGCTATCGGCGGGCACTGGGCACCTACTACCAGCAGCGCCACGGGCTACACATACAGGCCGACGAGATACTGGTAACCACCGGGGGCAGCGAGGCACTCCGCTTCGCCCTGGCAGCCTGCCTCAATCCGGGAGATGAAATCATCATCCCTGAGCCCTTCTATGCCAACTACAATGGCTTTGCACTGGAAAACGGCGTGAAAGTGGTACCCATTACCACCCGCGTGGAGGATAACTTTGATCTGCCGGATATCCGTCAGTTTGAGGCACTGATTACCCCCCGGACCAAAGCCATCCTGCTGTGCAACCCCAGCAATCCCACGGGCAAGCTGTACAACCCACAGGACCTGGAGAAGCTGCGGGCACTGGTGCTGGCGCACGATTTGTTCCTGATCAGCGACGAAGCCTACCAGGAGTTTGCCTACGATGGCGAATCCTTTGTAAGTGCCCTGAGCCTGCCGGGCCTGGAGCAGCAGGTAGTGGTGGTAGACACCGTAAGCAAGCGCTGGAGCGCCTGCGGGGCGCGTATCGGTGCCCTCATCACGCGGAATAAAGCCGTGTACGATGCCACCATCCGCATGGCACAGGCCCGCCTAAGCCCCCCCACCCTGGGCCAGGTGGGCAGCGAGGCCCTATGCCGACTGCCCGACAGCTACTACGACGAAGTACGCCGCGAATATGTGGCTCGCCGAAACACGGTGCTCAGTGCCCTGCAGCAGATGCCCGGTGTAACCTGCCCCCATGTGAGCGGCGCCTTCTACGTAATGCCCCGGCTGCCGATTGACGACTCAGACACTTTCTGCCGGTGGCTGCTGGAGGAATTTGAGCAGGAAAAGAGCACCGTGATGCTGGCACCCGGCACCGGCTTCTACGCTACCCCAGGCCTGGGTAAGCAGGAGGTGCGCATTGCCTATGTGCTGGAGCGCCCCCAGCTGGAGCAGGCCATGCGCGTGCTGGCCCTGGCCCTGCAGCAGTACCCGGGCCGCACGCAGCAGGCCCACCTGGCCGACAGGGCTGCACAGTAG
- a CDS encoding efflux RND transporter permease subunit, which yields MSFTELVVKRPTLVVVIFTVLGILGFFGYRLLKYELLPDVSFPAISVVTVYPGASPSEVENNLTRKIEDATSTISDLNFVKSQSLQGFSFVQLEFDYTADIDVVTQDVQRKINEIKDQLPDQAEEPLVIKFAFNEMPILRLGVSQGVYDSSKVAGKARKTLTDKELYQLVKDQIAPQLNKISGTGQITLIGGDEREIRVNVDTDKLKAYGLSLANVVQTLQTGNLDFPTGDVKTRDNQLVVRVAGKEPQVSRLGDLRVVTPPGYAGEVYVRDLAEVVDGTRDYQNINRINGLNSIGMQIQKQSDANAVETAKMLRQEMARLETEYAQIGLKFDIAQDGTEFTIEAADAVEHDLMMAILLVALVMFLFLHSIRDSFIVMVSLPSSIISVFLVMYVLDFSLNLMTLLALSLVVGILVDDSIVVLENIHRHMEMGKTRRRAAVDGRNEIGFTAMSITLVDVVVFLPLALVGGMIGNIMREFSIVVVFSTLMSLFVSFTVTPVLASRFSKAPNLQGPGLMNAFGRWFEAQFGRLVDLYDRFLRLSLRRKRYVVLVASALFFLSFFIAGRYIGFEFIKQADRGQFSLLVELPNGTPLARTNLLSQQVEQALLRDSLVTKVIAKVGASDEGFDFLQGTSYYVDMTVQLVDQDKRKDKTLKVSQRLKNELARQYPGVDFKVRQIGIFGTADEDPVQYIVSGANRDSVAAFANRLAEMVRKSRGAVDVDISTKRGSPELNVDVDKQKMSELGITTADVGTVLQTALTGFDEVKFRDRDTEYDIRVMVDAFDRQSEEDLGNLTVLSATGEAVKLKDIARISRTEGPAKLERYGRIPSVTVKSQVMGVTEGDVDTQVRAQLAEAGGVPPGIKLDVYGNLKNGADAGSSMGLALLVGITFMYLIMVALYNSYFTPFVVMFSLPLALIGAFLAVGLAKDSLSIFTMLGLIMLMGLVAKNAILLVDFANAGIEKGMSVLDALVEAGRERLRPIFMTTFAMVFGMLPIALAAGAGAEWKRGLAWALIGGLTSSMFLTLIVVPVVYKILHGWREFFRRKLGRSTPHTEEEDVEQAVEAALPS from the coding sequence ATGTCGTTTACCGAACTCGTTGTAAAAAGGCCCACCCTCGTGGTGGTCATCTTCACGGTGCTGGGCATACTGGGTTTCTTTGGCTACCGCCTATTGAAGTATGAGCTGCTGCCCGATGTGTCCTTTCCGGCCATTTCGGTGGTAACTGTATATCCGGGTGCCAGCCCGAGTGAGGTGGAGAACAACCTGACCCGGAAGATAGAAGATGCTACCTCCACCATCTCCGACCTCAACTTCGTAAAAAGCCAGAGCCTCCAGGGCTTCAGCTTTGTGCAGCTGGAGTTTGACTACACGGCAGACATAGACGTGGTTACCCAGGACGTGCAGCGAAAGATAAATGAAATAAAGGACCAACTGCCCGACCAGGCCGAGGAACCCCTGGTGATCAAGTTTGCCTTCAACGAGATGCCCATCCTGCGCCTGGGCGTATCCCAGGGGGTGTATGACAGTAGTAAGGTTGCCGGAAAGGCGCGTAAAACGCTGACGGATAAAGAACTGTACCAACTGGTAAAGGACCAGATAGCCCCACAACTGAACAAAATATCCGGTACGGGCCAGATTACCCTCATAGGGGGAGATGAGCGCGAGATACGCGTAAATGTGGATACCGACAAGCTAAAGGCCTATGGCCTAAGCCTGGCAAATGTGGTACAAACCCTACAGACCGGAAACCTGGACTTCCCCACCGGGGATGTAAAGACCCGGGATAACCAGCTGGTAGTGCGGGTGGCTGGCAAGGAGCCCCAGGTAAGCCGGCTGGGCGACCTGCGTGTGGTAACCCCCCCGGGCTATGCGGGCGAGGTGTATGTGCGAGACCTGGCCGAGGTGGTAGATGGAACCCGCGACTACCAGAACATTAACCGCATCAATGGCCTGAACAGCATAGGGATGCAAATACAGAAGCAGAGTGATGCCAATGCAGTGGAAACGGCCAAAATGCTGCGCCAGGAAATGGCCCGGCTGGAGACCGAGTATGCCCAAATCGGCCTGAAGTTTGACATTGCCCAGGATGGAACCGAGTTTACCATAGAGGCCGCAGATGCCGTGGAGCACGACCTGATGATGGCCATCCTGCTCGTAGCGCTGGTCATGTTCCTCTTTCTGCACAGCATCCGAGACAGCTTTATTGTCATGGTTTCGCTACCCAGCTCCATCATCTCGGTCTTCCTTGTCATGTATGTGCTGGACTTTAGCCTGAACCTGATGACCCTGCTGGCCCTCAGCCTGGTGGTAGGCATCCTGGTGGATGACAGCATTGTGGTGCTGGAGAACATACACCGCCACATGGAGATGGGCAAGACCCGCCGCAGGGCAGCCGTGGATGGCCGAAACGAGATCGGTTTTACGGCCATGAGCATTACCCTGGTAGACGTGGTGGTCTTCTTGCCACTGGCCCTGGTGGGGGGCATGATTGGCAACATTATGCGCGAGTTTTCCATCGTGGTGGTATTCAGTACCCTGATGTCGCTCTTTGTGTCGTTTACCGTAACACCTGTGCTGGCCAGCCGCTTTTCCAAGGCCCCCAACCTGCAAGGGCCGGGCTTGATGAATGCCTTTGGCCGGTGGTTTGAGGCACAGTTTGGCCGGCTGGTCGATCTGTACGACCGCTTCCTGCGCCTCAGCCTGCGCCGAAAGCGCTATGTAGTGCTGGTGGCCTCTGCCCTGTTCTTCCTCAGCTTTTTTATTGCAGGCCGCTATATTGGTTTCGAGTTTATCAAGCAGGCCGACCGGGGCCAGTTCTCCCTGCTGGTAGAGCTGCCCAATGGCACCCCCCTGGCCCGCACCAACCTGCTGAGCCAGCAGGTAGAGCAGGCCCTGCTACGAGATAGCTTGGTAACCAAAGTGATCGCAAAGGTGGGCGCCAGCGACGAGGGCTTCGACTTCCTGCAGGGCACCAGCTACTACGTGGATATGACCGTGCAGCTGGTAGACCAGGATAAGCGAAAAGATAAAACCCTGAAGGTAAGCCAGCGCCTGAAAAATGAGCTGGCGCGGCAGTACCCGGGGGTGGACTTCAAGGTACGCCAGATTGGCATATTCGGCACCGCAGATGAGGATCCGGTGCAGTACATCGTATCCGGTGCCAATCGCGACTCCGTTGCTGCCTTTGCCAACCGATTGGCCGAGATGGTGCGCAAGAGCCGTGGTGCCGTAGACGTGGATATCAGCACGAAGCGCGGCAGCCCCGAGCTGAATGTGGATGTAGACAAGCAGAAGATGTCAGAGCTGGGCATCACCACCGCCGATGTAGGCACGGTGCTGCAAACAGCCCTCACCGGTTTTGATGAAGTGAAGTTTCGTGATAGAGACACGGAATACGACATCCGGGTGATGGTGGATGCCTTCGACCGGCAGAGCGAGGAAGACCTGGGCAACCTAACGGTACTATCTGCCACCGGCGAGGCCGTGAAACTGAAAGATATAGCCCGCATCAGCCGCACCGAGGGTCCAGCCAAGCTGGAGCGCTATGGCCGGATCCCCTCTGTAACGGTCAAGAGCCAGGTAATGGGGGTAACCGAGGGGGATGTGGACACACAGGTGCGGGCCCAGCTGGCCGAAGCTGGCGGCGTGCCCCCCGGCATCAAACTAGATGTGTATGGCAACCTGAAAAATGGGGCCGATGCCGGCAGCAGCATGGGCCTGGCCCTGCTGGTGGGCATCACCTTTATGTACCTGATTATGGTGGCACTGTACAACAGCTATTTCACACCCTTTGTCGTCATGTTCAGCCTGCCACTGGCCCTCATTGGTGCCTTCCTGGCTGTGGGCCTGGCCAAGGATAGCCTGAGTATCTTCACCATGCTGGGCCTCATCATGCTGATGGGCCTGGTGGCCAAAAATGCCATTCTACTGGTAGATTTTGCCAACGCCGGAATTGAAAAAGGTATGAGTGTGCTGGATGCCCTGGTAGAGGCAGGCCGCGAGCGCCTGCGGCCCATCTTTATGACCACCTTTGCCATGGTGTTTGGCATGCTGCCCATAGCCCTGGCGGCCGGGGCCGGGGCCGAATGGAAGCGCGGGCTGGCCTGGGCGCTTATCGGCGGGCTTACCAGCTCCATGTTCCTCACCCTCATTGTAGTGCCCGTGGTGTACAAGATCCTGCATGGCTGGCGCGAGTTCTTCCGCCGAAAGCTGGGCCGAAGTACCCCCCATACGGAGGAAGAAGATGTAGAGCAAGCTGTAGAGGCTGCCCTCCCTTCCTAA
- a CDS encoding O-acetylhomoserine aminocarboxypropyltransferase/cysteine synthase, with the protein MSHHFETLQLHAGHAPQEDPTRSRAVPIYQTTSYVFDDHTHGANLFGLKEFGNIYTRLMNPTTDVLEKRIAALEGGVAALAVSSGQAAQFLALTNLVTAGQNIVSTSYLYGGTYNQFKVQFPRLGITVKFADGDKAESFEALIDENTRALYLETIGNPGFNIPDFEAIAAVARKHDLPLVVDNTFGAAGYLFRPLEHGAHVVVASATKWIGGHGNSLGGIIVDGGNYNWGNGKYPVFSEPSPGYHGLNFWDTFGTDGPFGNIAFIIRARVEGLRDYGSALSPFNAFLLLQGLETLSLRVQRHVENAQALAEWLARHPAVEAVNYPGLPSSPYHALAQKYLKRGYGGVLSFRLKGGYDHAVSFINEVKLASHLANVGDAKTLVIHPASTTHQQLAEAEQRAAGVLPDQIRVSVGIEHIEDLKADFEQALQKVAVRA; encoded by the coding sequence ATGAGCCATCACTTCGAAACCCTACAGCTGCATGCCGGGCATGCACCCCAGGAAGACCCCACCCGTAGCCGGGCCGTGCCTATCTACCAGACCACCAGCTATGTGTTTGATGACCATACCCACGGGGCCAACCTTTTTGGCCTGAAGGAGTTTGGCAACATCTACACGCGCCTGATGAACCCCACCACCGATGTGCTGGAGAAACGCATAGCCGCCCTGGAGGGGGGCGTGGCAGCCCTGGCCGTAAGCAGCGGGCAGGCAGCCCAGTTCCTGGCACTCACCAACCTGGTAACCGCTGGCCAAAACATCGTAAGCACCAGCTACCTGTATGGCGGCACGTACAATCAGTTTAAGGTACAATTCCCCCGCCTGGGCATCACCGTGAAGTTTGCCGACGGAGACAAGGCCGAGAGTTTTGAGGCCCTGATAGACGAAAACACCCGTGCCCTCTACCTGGAGACCATTGGCAACCCGGGCTTCAACATTCCGGACTTTGAGGCCATAGCTGCCGTGGCCCGCAAGCACGACCTGCCCCTGGTGGTAGACAACACCTTTGGTGCGGCAGGCTACCTCTTCCGCCCCCTGGAGCATGGAGCCCACGTAGTAGTGGCCAGCGCCACCAAGTGGATTGGCGGGCATGGCAACAGCCTGGGGGGCATCATTGTAGACGGGGGAAACTACAACTGGGGCAACGGCAAATACCCAGTGTTCAGCGAGCCTAGCCCCGGCTACCATGGTCTGAACTTCTGGGACACCTTTGGCACCGATGGCCCCTTTGGCAACATTGCCTTTATCATCCGCGCACGGGTAGAGGGTCTGCGCGACTACGGTTCGGCCCTCAGCCCCTTCAACGCCTTCCTGCTGCTGCAGGGGCTGGAAACGCTGAGCCTGCGTGTACAGCGGCACGTGGAGAATGCCCAGGCTCTGGCCGAATGGCTGGCACGCCACCCGGCTGTGGAGGCCGTAAACTACCCGGGCCTGCCCAGCAGCCCCTACCACGCACTGGCACAGAAGTACCTGAAGCGTGGCTATGGGGGCGTACTGAGCTTCCGGCTGAAGGGCGGGTATGACCACGCCGTATCCTTTATCAACGAGGTGAAACTGGCAAGCCACCTGGCCAATGTGGGCGATGCCAAAACCCTGGTCATCCACCCCGCCAGCACCACCCACCAGCAGCTGGCCGAGGCGGAACAGCGTGCTGCTGGCGTACTGCCAGACCAGATTCGGGTATCTGTGGGCATAGAACACATAGAGGACCTGAAGGCCGACTTTGAGCAGGCTCTGCAAAAAGTGGCCGTACGCGCCTAA
- a CDS encoding tetratricopeptide repeat protein, whose product MSSPEIDQLLAQAHALRYENPLETCRLARQALALAEQAEDPKARAQALRILGAGNVILCDFREAVQFLSAAYELFKAQDEEEGKIHTASNLAAAFQKMGNYTLALRWNLEALRQRNSTRIDPITANTLINLATVYYKLGQLDPCEEYAEQSKEAFHALNDLHGLAIAYTTLGNVAEKRGDTDKALKYLQIAEVNARKHDNPATLAPVLQSMGLLYQKTGKEGKALLNFWEALNIQEEIGDKQAMGSLYVDMSHVHNAAGAYADALEYGEKALSLAREIGNKENEYQAHKALSQLYEKINEHHEALYHYKQYHKLQREVIGVQTSMHLNVNTEMQGSLDTREQLEQLRYQVLQAEQLFYEKTLEAENLADQKDRLEAAMRQSLRMQEGAFATEEDLLDFFPDSFMYYRPMQVVPQTVMWLHKTEDRKLLGLLEYPNDEAATYALVAMLTHMTRHILNGAPLLSSGEMLHKLNEEVMNNPIWQQQLVANPVNAAFVVIDPGLEELQFSGVNLPLHLFSGGKHIVLQGDKHPIGGGAEKFNTRSLPLEDVDRIYLWNDALGHIGTGKNALTHQLILQLLTSLHGRTMQKQRVELEERLDVLLAEHSPSHDLALVGIRLNGAGG is encoded by the coding sequence ATGTCCTCTCCCGAGATTGATCAGCTACTTGCCCAGGCACATGCACTGCGTTATGAAAACCCGCTGGAGACCTGTAGGCTGGCCCGGCAGGCCCTGGCGCTGGCAGAGCAGGCCGAAGACCCAAAGGCCCGGGCACAAGCGCTGCGAATCCTGGGGGCAGGCAACGTTATTCTGTGCGACTTCCGAGAGGCTGTACAATTTCTGAGCGCGGCTTACGAGCTCTTCAAGGCACAGGACGAAGAGGAGGGAAAAATACACACGGCCAGCAACCTGGCAGCCGCTTTTCAGAAAATGGGGAACTATACCCTGGCCCTGCGCTGGAACCTGGAGGCCCTGCGCCAGCGAAACAGCACCCGGATAGACCCCATAACAGCCAATACCCTGATAAACCTGGCCACGGTGTACTACAAGCTGGGGCAGCTGGACCCCTGCGAAGAGTATGCCGAGCAGAGCAAAGAAGCCTTTCATGCCCTGAATGACCTGCACGGCCTGGCCATAGCCTACACCACCCTGGGCAATGTGGCCGAAAAGCGTGGCGACACAGATAAAGCCCTGAAATACCTCCAGATAGCAGAGGTGAATGCCCGAAAACACGACAACCCCGCCACACTGGCACCGGTGCTGCAGAGCATGGGCCTGCTATACCAAAAGACTGGAAAGGAAGGCAAAGCCCTGCTAAACTTCTGGGAAGCGCTGAACATACAAGAGGAGATAGGAGACAAGCAGGCCATGGGCAGCCTGTATGTAGACATGAGCCATGTGCACAATGCCGCAGGTGCCTATGCCGATGCCCTGGAGTATGGAGAGAAGGCACTAAGCCTGGCCCGGGAGATAGGCAACAAGGAAAATGAGTACCAGGCGCACAAGGCACTAAGCCAGCTGTATGAAAAGATAAACGAACACCATGAGGCCCTGTACCACTACAAGCAGTACCACAAGCTGCAGCGCGAAGTAATAGGGGTGCAAACCAGCATGCACCTGAACGTGAACACGGAGATGCAGGGCAGCCTGGACACCCGAGAGCAGCTGGAGCAGCTACGCTACCAGGTGCTGCAGGCCGAGCAGCTCTTCTACGAAAAAACACTGGAGGCAGAGAACCTGGCTGACCAGAAAGACCGCCTGGAGGCCGCCATGCGCCAGAGCCTGCGCATGCAGGAAGGTGCCTTTGCTACCGAAGAAGACCTGCTGGACTTTTTTCCGGACAGCTTCATGTACTATAGGCCCATGCAGGTGGTGCCCCAGACGGTGATGTGGCTGCACAAAACGGAAGACCGCAAGCTACTGGGCCTGCTAGAGTACCCCAATGATGAAGCCGCTACCTACGCCCTGGTAGCCATGCTGACGCACATGACGCGCCACATACTGAATGGAGCCCCCCTGCTAAGCAGTGGCGAGATGCTGCACAAGCTGAACGAAGAGGTAATGAACAATCCCATCTGGCAGCAGCAACTGGTAGCCAACCCGGTAAACGCTGCCTTTGTAGTAATAGACCCCGGGCTGGAGGAGCTGCAGTTCAGTGGAGTAAACCTGCCCCTGCATCTCTTCAGCGGGGGCAAGCACATTGTACTGCAGGGCGACAAACACCCCATAGGGGGTGGGGCCGAAAAATTCAACACCCGCAGCCTGCCGCTGGAGGACGTGGACCGGATCTACCTATGGAACGATGCGCTTGGCCACATTGGCACCGGCAAAAATGCCCTCACACATCAGCTGATCCTGCAGCTGCTAACTAGCCTGCACGGCCGCACCATGCAGAAACAGCGGGTGGAGCTGGAGGAAAGACTGGATGTGCTGCTGGCCGAGCATAGCCCCAGCCACGACCTGGCACTGGTGGGCATACGGCTAAATGGAGCTGGCGGCTAG
- a CDS encoding efflux RND transporter periplasmic adaptor subunit, with amino-acid sequence MKKWLRISLLIVALVGASILIYARLESNKAEMEAEARIEVLEKIPVKMARVTEEKMSNTLQLVGTVEANRTVRISSEATGKVERIFFDEGTYVAVGTPLLKLNDEQIRANLVAAKANYEKARKDWERFEALAKENVATGQQLDNARLMLATAQSQYEIAQKQQKDTEIYSPTYGVVTQQLIEQGELANPGSPVAEITDISRLKVKVRVGEQEAFRLKMGESVAITTEVFPGTTFRGSITYIGVQADKAHTYPIEVSLVNNPQRQLKAGMFAKVNFTQQQKETSAVIPREALAGSVKDPYVYVIEGGVARKRPIQLGLQQEDRLEVLSGLKPGEQVVTAGQYGLTDGAQISIQ; translated from the coding sequence ATGAAAAAGTGGCTCCGTATCTCCCTCCTGATTGTTGCGCTAGTAGGCGCATCCATCCTGATCTACGCCCGCCTGGAGAGTAATAAGGCCGAAATGGAGGCCGAGGCTCGGATAGAGGTATTGGAAAAGATACCGGTAAAGATGGCCCGGGTGACCGAAGAGAAAATGAGTAACACCCTGCAGCTGGTGGGCACGGTGGAGGCCAACCGCACCGTACGCATAAGCAGTGAAGCCACAGGCAAAGTGGAGCGTATCTTCTTTGACGAAGGCACCTATGTGGCCGTAGGCACCCCCCTGCTAAAGCTGAATGATGAGCAGATACGTGCTAACCTGGTGGCTGCCAAGGCAAACTATGAGAAGGCCCGCAAGGACTGGGAGCGCTTTGAGGCCCTGGCCAAAGAGAATGTGGCTACCGGCCAGCAGCTGGATAATGCCCGGCTGATGCTGGCAACGGCCCAAAGCCAGTATGAGATAGCCCAAAAGCAGCAAAAGGACACAGAAATATACAGCCCTACCTATGGGGTGGTAACCCAGCAGCTGATTGAGCAGGGCGAGCTAGCCAACCCCGGTAGCCCGGTGGCCGAAATTACGGACATCAGCAGGCTGAAGGTAAAGGTGCGTGTGGGCGAGCAGGAGGCCTTCCGCCTAAAAATGGGAGAATCGGTAGCCATCACCACCGAGGTGTTTCCGGGCACTACCTTTCGGGGTTCTATCACCTACATCGGGGTGCAGGCAGACAAGGCCCACACCTACCCGATAGAAGTAAGCCTGGTGAACAACCCGCAACGGCAGCTAAAGGCAGGTATGTTTGCCAAAGTGAACTTCACCCAGCAGCAGAAAGAAACCAGCGCGGTTATACCACGCGAGGCCCTGGCTGGCAGTGTAAAGGACCCCTATGTGTATGTGATAGAGGGCGGAGTGGCCAGGAAGCGGCCCATACAGCTGGGCCTGCAGCAGGAGGACCGGCTGGAGGTACTCAGCGGCCTGAAACCGGGCGAGCAGGTAGTAACAGCCGGGCAGTATGGACTGACCGATGGCGCCCAGATAAGCATTCAGTAA